The region CCGTGACGGTGGCCCGGAACGGCAACCTGAGCATGCGCGCCGACAAGGACAAAGTATACTTCTCAGTGCCGCTGCGCATCTACGCCAAAGGCCGCTGGAAGTGGGACCCGTGTAAGATCTGTCCTTCCATCGACAAGACCGAGGACACCTCCTTCGACATGATCATCAAGACCGAGAGCAAAATCGGCCTGACGGAGGATTACAAGATCAACACCATCACGAGCGGCGACTTTGAGTGGGGCAACACCAAGCCCGTAATCGAGCTGGGACCACTGCGCATTGGCCTGGCGCGTTTTGTGGAGCCGGCGCTGCGCCAGCAAATGAGCAAGATATCGAGGCAACTGGACACGGAGCTACAGAACCGCCTGAACGTGAAGCAGTATATTGCGGAGGCATGGCAGCAGCTGCAGCAGCCCGTAAAACTCGACGATAACCTGAATGCCTGGCTTACGGTGGTGCCGCAGGAGATACGCATGGCGCCGCTGCAAGCTCACAACGGCCATTTGAACACCCGCCTCGGCATTACCTCCTACATTACCGTTACCACCGACGGTAAGCCGCAGGTGCAGGTAAACCGAACTCTGCCCAGGCTGATCGTGGATAGCCGCATGAGTGACGACGTACAGATCGGTTTAACGGCCAGCATACCCTACGCCCATGCCAGCAAAATGCTGCAGGAGCAGGTGGCCAGGCAAACGTATACTTTCGATGGTGGCAAGAGTGAGATTACGGTAAACGAGGCGGCCATTACGCCCGGCGGCAACCAGCTGGTGCTGATGCTGGACGTGAAAGGCAAGACCAAGGCCGGTATTTTCATAAAGAAGATAGAGGGCAAAGTATACCTGCGCGGCACGCCCTACTACGATGCCGAGACTGCCTCCATCCGGGTGCGCGACGTGGCCTACGACCTCGACACGAAAGACAGAATCTTGAGCACTGCCAGCTGGCTGGCCCAGAACAAGTTTGAGGAGATGATACAGCAGCAGGTAAGTATACCGGTGCAGCATGAACTGGAGAACGCCCGCAAAATGCTGCAGGCCACGCTGGATAAGCAGGCCCGTGTGCACGAGTCGGTGCTGCTGCGCGGAAGTATAAACCACATCGCCCCGGATAACCTGTACCTGACCCAGGATGGCATAAAAGCCGTGGTAAATGCCAGAGGCACGCTAACTGCTACAGTAGATAAGCTCTAGCTGCGTATCACGTAGCACGACAAAAGACTGTGTGACAAAAGACAAAGGGATTACTTTGCCCGGAAGAAGTCCTTTGTCCTTTGTCTAATGGTCATTTGTCAAGGATACGTGATACGCCTTTCGTCTTTTGTCAAGAATCAGAGCTTTCCGATTGGCCTGGGGCTGTTAAAGACCTCTTCCGGCACCGTGGCGGGGGCGGCTATGTCGGTCAGCACGAAATCGCTTTGGGAGTTGCTGCGGTCGGAGGCCAGTTTTATACTTCCGTAGTCACTGTAATCGCTCCAGCGGCGGGTAAAGGAGGGCTCGGCATCCTCAGCGCTCCGGAAGAAGGCCCATTGCGTTACCAGCCCCTGCTCCTTATCCACCCATACTTTATACTTGTTCTGGGGCGTCAGCCCCACCTGCGCAAAGGTCATCTCCAACACATCAGCCGGGGCTCCGTCCATGGTTTCTTCCTCGCCTAAATAAGTCAGATTAACGCCGGGGTCCAGTAGCTTAAAGGGCATCACGAGCCAGTAGGAGTTGTTTATCCAGAGGGCATAGGCGCGCTCCAGCAGCTTTTGCTTCTCCTCCGGGCCCTGCAGCTCCTTGCCGTCTGCGTATACTTTGCCATCCTTGGTTTCGGTGTTGATGATGGCCACCAGGCTGTCTTTCTCCCAGCGGAAGCTGTTCTGCTGCTTGTCCCACACCTGATACTGGTCATTGAAGGTCCAGGCGAGGTAGCGGGTATCCTTCCAGCCTTCTTCGCCGCCCATATTGTCTATCACCTCCCGGGCAATACGCTGGGCTTTTTCTTCAGGGGATTGTGCGCAGGAGAGGGGTAACAGCACCAGACACAGGAGCAGTGGTTTTAGCAGGTATCGAAGGAGCATAAGCGTACGTGTTTATTTGCGCTCCCGTGTACGGATTTATACTGGCACAGGATGCTCCTAAAGGCTTGCCGGCAAGGGTATACCAACCCAACGTAAAGGCGCTGCGTAGTTTAAGCCACACCAGAGACGACAAATATGCCCTATGGCCAAATATACACCTAGAGGAATTTTCCAGCTGCTCAAAATCTCTGTTAATGGCTTCCTGGATGCTAACGCGCTGCGGCTGGCGGCGGCGCTCGCCTTCAATGCTATTTTCTCCATTCCCCCGCTGCTGCTCATCATCATTAAGGCGGCGGGGTTCTTCTTTGGCGAGAAGGCCGTGTCGGGCAAGCTGGAGGAGCAGGCGTCCGCGGCCATCAGCCCGGAAGCGGCTTCCTCTATCCAAACCATGGTGCAGAACGCCAGCACGACCGAATCCACAGGATGGGCCATGTGGGTGGGCATCGGTACGCTCGTTTTTGCCGCCACCACTTTCTTTGTTACCCTGCAACAGTCGCTTAACAGCGTCTGGAACCTGAAAGTAAAGCCCACCAGCGGCATCCTGCGCATGGCCAAGGAGCGAATGTTCTCCTTCGGGCTTATCCTGAGCATCTCGCTCCTGATGCTCATCTCCTTCGTCATCAGCGCGGCTATCTCCGTGCTGAGCGATTACCTCGGTCGCTTATTGCCGGACATCAGCGTATGGCTCATCAAGTTTCTCGACTTCACGATATCCATCGGTCTGACCACCCTGCTCTTCGCCCTGATCATGAAGTATTTGCCTGATGCCTACATCCGCTGGAAAGACACGCTCATCGGGGGCCTGATCACGGCGCTGCTCTTCACGATTGGTAAATTCCTTATCAGCTGGTACCTGGGCACCTCCGACCCCGGCTCGGCCTACGGTGCGGCGGGCTCCATCATCCTGATACTTGTCTGGATCTACTACTCCTCCATGATCGTGTTCTTCGGGGCGGAGTTTACGCAGCAGTACGCTCATAAGTATGGCCAGCGCATCACGCCAAAGGCACACGCCGTGTTTATTGAGGAGCGCGAGGTGGTGGATAAGCGCGAAGAGCGCAGGGGCACCGGCCGGCCAAAATCCGAGGGTAGGTTTGAGGGGTAGTTATTCGTTGTTCGTTGTTTGGCAAATAGTCTGCTGTAACAGTTTGTCTTTGCTTCAAGTGGTTGCCTGCAGTCCGGCTCCAACCACCCCTACCCCTCCTTATCCAAGGAGGGGAGCCTGTAACTACTTTAGCACAAGTATGAGTTCTATAGCTACAGTCTTTGCGAGGGCAGGTTGCGACCTGTCCCTACAAAGTATGAAACCGCTCCTCCCAAGAGGAATTGTCACCCCACCCCAACCCTCCCCTAAGAACAGAGGAGGGAGCTCTGCTACTTCTGTTGTCCTCTCGAGCAGGGCGAGATATCTAGCCGGAATTCTAAAGAGATCTCTCCCATAGGTCGAGATGACAGCAAGGGCGGGAGCTATCGAATCTGATCCCAGTCCTTGGGTGGAGCGCCTTGTAGATTTCCGGTT is a window of Pontibacter kalidii DNA encoding:
- a CDS encoding YihY/virulence factor BrkB family protein encodes the protein MAKYTPRGIFQLLKISVNGFLDANALRLAAALAFNAIFSIPPLLLIIIKAAGFFFGEKAVSGKLEEQASAAISPEAASSIQTMVQNASTTESTGWAMWVGIGTLVFAATTFFVTLQQSLNSVWNLKVKPTSGILRMAKERMFSFGLILSISLLMLISFVISAAISVLSDYLGRLLPDISVWLIKFLDFTISIGLTTLLFALIMKYLPDAYIRWKDTLIGGLITALLFTIGKFLISWYLGTSDPGSAYGAAGSIILILVWIYYSSMIVFFGAEFTQQYAHKYGQRITPKAHAVFIEEREVVDKREERRGTGRPKSEGRFEG
- a CDS encoding DUF4403 family protein yields the protein MTLRTLRTLPVLLLLVASGFGLPGCSSTEQLDPAAPAATAAAIPVYKPQLSSVTVPISISVAALEGRLNQEIADILYKDTNLSDDNLAVTVARNGNLSMRADKDKVYFSVPLRIYAKGRWKWDPCKICPSIDKTEDTSFDMIIKTESKIGLTEDYKINTITSGDFEWGNTKPVIELGPLRIGLARFVEPALRQQMSKISRQLDTELQNRLNVKQYIAEAWQQLQQPVKLDDNLNAWLTVVPQEIRMAPLQAHNGHLNTRLGITSYITVTTDGKPQVQVNRTLPRLIVDSRMSDDVQIGLTASIPYAHASKMLQEQVARQTYTFDGGKSEITVNEAAITPGGNQLVLMLDVKGKTKAGIFIKKIEGKVYLRGTPYYDAETASIRVRDVAYDLDTKDRILSTASWLAQNKFEEMIQQQVSIPVQHELENARKMLQATLDKQARVHESVLLRGSINHIAPDNLYLTQDGIKAVVNARGTLTATVDKL